In Vigna unguiculata cultivar IT97K-499-35 chromosome 3, ASM411807v1, whole genome shotgun sequence, a single genomic region encodes these proteins:
- the LOC114176935 gene encoding dnaJ homolog subfamily C GRV2 isoform X1 has translation MENAAAASAALSSAAPPLEEPEYLARYMVVKHSWRGRYKRILCISSVSVLTLDPSTLSVTNSYDVATDFEGAVPILGRDENSNEFNLSVRTDGRGKFKSMKFSSRYRASILTELHRIRWNRLAPVAEFPVLHLRRRASQWVPLKLKVTYVGVELIDTNSGDLRWCLDFRDMDSPAIILLSNSFGKKNIDHGSGFVLCPLYGRKSKAFQAASGCTTSAIISNLTKAAKSTVGVSLSVESSQSLSISEYIKQREKEAVGAEDTPLGGWSVTRLRSAAHGTLNVPGLSLGVGPKGGLGEHGDSVSRQLILTKVSLVERRPENYEAVTVRPLSSVSALVRFAEEPQMFAIEFSDGCPIHVYASTSRDSLLAAFRDALQTEGQCAIPVLPRLTMPGHRIDPPCGRVFLLSGQQKPVTDVESASMHLKHLAAAAKDAVAEGGSIPGSRAKLWRRIREFNATIPYSGVPQNIEVPEVTLMALITMLPAAPNLPPESPPLPPPSPKAAATVMGFIGCLRRLLASRSAASHVMSFPAAVGRIMGLLRNGSEGVASEAAGLVAVLIGGGPGDANVTDSKGEWHATIMHTKSVLFANQNYIIILVNRLKPTSVSPLLTMTVVEVLEAMICDPHGETTQYSVFVELLRQVAGLKRRLFALFGHPAESVRETVAMIMRSIAEEDAIAAESMRDASLRDGALLRHLLHAFFHPAGERREVSRQLVALWADSYQPALELLSRILPPGLVAYLHTRADEVLAENTNHEESSIGKRKRRLLQHRKGRIGRGLISQEQPFPSANNFDVSDSARQTGGTVVRGLDNFHKTGMDPSSGQTSNIQSSVVHTSEHLNNGSSTVDVHNGHSAFLASANAVSANSNEAPESEFQNSVDPDSNAVGLQNEGIPAPAQVVVENTPVGSGRLLCNWPEFWRAFDLDHNRADLIWNERTRQELRESLKAEVHKLDVEKERTEDIVPGGTALEMVSGVESVPQISWNYPEFSVRYPSLSKEVCVGQYYLRLLLESGSAGRAQDFPLRDPVAFFRALYHRFLCDADTGLTVDGAVPDELGASDDWCDMGRLDGFGGGGGSSVRELCARAMTIVYEQHYMTIGPFEGTAHITVLLDRTDDRALRHRLLLLLKALVKVLSNVEACVLVGGCVLAVDLLTVVHETSERTSIPLQSNLIAATAFMEPLKEWMYIDKDGAQVGPMEKDAIRRLWSKKAIDWTTRFWASGMLDWKKLRDIRELRWALALRVPVLTPPQVGETALSILHSMVSAHSDLDDAGEIVTPTPRVKRILSSPRCLPHIAQAILSGEPSIVEAAAALLKAIVTRNPKAMIRLYSTGAFYFALAYPGSNLLSIGQLFSVTHVHQAFHGGEEAAVSSSLPLAKRSVLGGLLPESLLYVLERSGPAAFAAAMVSDSDTPEIIWTHKMRAENLIRQVLQHLGDFPQKLSQHCHVLYDYAPMPPVTYPELRDEMWCHRYYLRNLCDDIRFPNWPIVEHVEFLQSLLVMWREELTRKPMDLSEEEACKILEISFEDISSDNVNKRNSLDIADEASGLSKQIENIDEEKLKRQYRKLAMKYHPDKNPEGRDKFLAIQKAYERLQATMQGLQGPQPWRLLLLLKGQCILYRRHGDVLEPFKYAGYPMLLSAVTVDKDDNNFLSSDRAPLLVAASELVWLTCASSKLNGEELVRDGGVHLLATLLSRCMGVVQPTTPGNEPSAIIVTNIMRTFSVLSEFEAARAEILEFSGLVEDIVHCTEFELVPAAVDAAIQTIANVSISSELQDALLKAGVLWYLLPLLLQYDSTAEESDATESHGVGASVQIAKNMHAIRASLALSRLSGLCSDESATPYNQAAADALRVLLTPKLSSMLKDQMPKDLLSKLNANLESPEIIWNSSTRAELLKFVDQQRLAQGPDGSYDIKDSHDFVYKALSKELFIGNVYLRVYNDQPDFEISEPETFCLALIDFISYLVHNLCEVASHKVEDANHNVENANHNVEDANDNVEDTSKASEDTSEAVGESVNEQRVVDNSGTMSEEHSVGKEELELIKSLHSALTSLQNLLTNNPNLASIFSNKDKLLPLFECFSVPEASVYTIPQLCLAVLSLLTAHAPCLQAMVADGSSLLLLLQMLHSAPSCREGSLHVLYALASTPELAWAAAKHGGVVYILELLLPLKEEIPLQQRAMAASLLGKLVGQPMHGPRVAITLARFLPDGLVSVIKDGPGEAVVVALEQTTETPELVWTPAMAASLSAQISTLSSELYREQMKGRVVDWDVPEQASGQQEMRDEPQVGGIYVRLFLKDPKFPLRNPKRFLEGLLDQYLSSIAATHYEAQVVDPELPLLLSAALVSLLRVHPALADHVGYLGYVPKLVAAVAFEGRRETMSSGEVNSGRHAEQTFDPDIDSAENTQTPQERVRLSCLRVLHQLAASTTCAEAMAATSAGTPQVVPLLMKAIGWQGGSILALETLKRVVVAGNRARDALVAQGLKVGLVEVLLGLLDWRAGGRNGFCSQMKWNESEASIGRVLAIEVLHAFATEGAHCTKVRELLNNSDVWSAYKDQKHDLFLPSNAQSAAAGIAGLIENSSSSRLTYALTAPPPSTTSRTPPLSSADFNGKQDQFL, from the exons ATGGAAAACGCCGCAGCTGCCTCAGCCGCTCTTAGTTCCGCTGCTCCGCCGCTTGAAGAGCCTGAGTACTTGGCGCGCTACATGGTCGTCAAGCACTCCTGGCGCGGCCGCTACAAGCGGATACTCTGCATTTCCAGCGTTTCCGTTCTAACTCTCGATCCCTCCACGTTATCTGTTACCAACTCCTACGATGTAGCGACGGATTTCGAGGGCGCCGTGCCTATTCTTGGTCGCGACGAGAATTCGAATGAGTTTAACCTCAGCGTGAGGACCGATGGACGCGGAAAATTCAAATCCATGAAGTTCTCGTCGCGGTACAGGGCGAGTATTTTGACGGAGTTGCATCGGATACGCTGGAATCGGTTGGCGCCAGTGGCTGAGTTCCCGGTGCTTCATCTTCGGCGACGGGCGTCTCAGTGGGTTCCTTTG AAATTGAAAGTAACCTATGTTGGTGTTGAGCTTATTGATACAAATTCGGGTGATCTTCGCTGGTGCTTGGATTTTAGAGACATGGATTCCCCTGCAATTATTCTTCTCTCTAATTCTTTTGGGAAGAAAAACATTGATCATGGTAGCGGATTTGTTCTTTGCCCCTTATATGGAAGAAAGTCTAAAGCTTTTCAAGCTGCTTCTGGATGCACAACATCAGctattatttcaaatttg ACAAAAGCTGCCAAATCCACGGTTGGGGTGTCCTTGTCTGTGGAGAGTTCTCAAAGTCTCTCTATTTCtgaatatataaaacaaaggg AAAAGGAGGCAGTTGGAGCAGAAGATACCCCATTGGGGGGTTGGTCTGTAACAAGGTTGCGTTCTGCTGCCCATGGAACTCTAAATGTTCCGGGGTTGAGCTTAGGAGTTGGCCCTAAAGGAGGTCTAGGTGAGCATGGTGATTCTGTATCCCGTCAGCTCATTCTTACAAAGGTTTCACTTGTTGAAAGGCGCCCTGAGAATTATGAA GCAGTTACTGTTCGTCCATTATCTTCAGTAAGTGCTCTTGTTCGGTTTGCTGAAGAGCCGCAGATGTTTGCAATTGAATTTAGTGATGGATGCCCCATCCAT GTTTATGCAAGCACGTCTCGTGATAGCTTACTTGCAGCATTTCGTGATGCTTTGCAAACTGAA GGTCAATGTGCCATACCTGTATTGCCAAGACTGACAATGCCTGGTCATCGGATTGATCCTCCCTGCGGGAGAGTTTTTTTGCTATCTGGTCAACAAAAGCCTGTTACTGATGTAGAAAGTGCATCAATGCATTTGAAGCATTTGGCAGCTGCAGCCAAAGATGCTGTTGCTGAAGGTGGATCTATTCCTGGATCAAGGGCTAAACTGTGGCGTAGAATAAGGGAGTTCAATGCCACTATACCGTATAGTGGTGTACCTCAAAACATTGAAGTACCAGAGGTTACTTTGATGGCCTTGATCACTATGCTTCCTGCTGCCCCAAATCTTCCTCCAGAATCTCCTCCTTTGCCTCCCCCTTCACCAAAAGCTGCAGCAACTGTGATGGGTTTTATTGGATGTTTACGCAGACTACTTGCCTCAAGAAGTGCAGCATCACATGTGATGTCTTTTCCGGCAGCGGTTGGAAGGATAATGGGTTTACTCAGAAATGGTTCAGAAGGTGTTGCTTCTGAGGCTGCTGGGCTTGTAGCTGTACTCATTGGTGGTGGGCCTGGTGATGCAAATGTAACAGATTCTAAAGGGGAGTGGCATGCCACAATTATGCATACAAAGTCAGTTTTGTTTGCTAATCAGAATTATATCATCATTCTTGTCAACAGATTAAAGCCAACCTCAGTATCACCTTTACTGACAATGACTGTTGTTGAAGTGCTTGAGGCTATGATTTGTGATCCACATGGTGAGACCACCCAATACTCTGTTTTTGTTGAATTGTTACGCCAAGTTGCAGGGTTGAAGCGTCGCTTGTTTGCACTGTTTGGTCACCCTGCTGAAAGTGTTAGAGAAACAGTAGCAATGATAATGCGATCAATTGCCGAAGAAGATGCTATAGCTGCAGAGTCCATGCGAGATGCTTCTCTGCGTGATGGTGCTTTGTTGAGGCATTTACTGCATGCATTTTTCCATCCAGCTGGTGAGCGGCGTGAAGTTAGTCGACAGCTTGTTGCCCTTTGGGCAGATTCCTATCAACCAGCTTTGGAGCTATTGTCCCGAATTCTGCCTCCTGGTCTTGTTGCTTACTTGCACACACGTGCTGATGAAGTTCTAGCTGAAAACACGAATCATGAAGAGTCATCAAttgggaaaagaaaaagacgtTTACTTCAGCATAGGAAAGGTCGCATCGGGAGAGGACTTATTTCTCAAGAACAACCTTTCCCTTCAGCTAATAACTTTGATGTTTCTGATTCAGCTAGGCAAACAGGGGGTACTGTTGTCAGAGGCTTAGACAACTTCCATAAAACTGGTATGGACCCAAGTTCTGGACAAACTTCAAATATTCAATCTTCAGTAGTTCACACCAGTGAACATTTGAACAATGGATCTTCTACAGTAGATGTGCACAATGGTCATTCAGCTTTTTTGGCTTCGGCTAATGCGGTGTCAGCAAACTCAAATGAAGCACCAGAATctgaatttcaaaattcagtTGATCCTGACAGCAATGCAGTTGGTTTGCAGAATGAAGGCATTCCTGCTCCTGCTCAAGTTGTTGTAGAGAACACCCCTGTAGGATCTGGTCGGCTTCTATGTAATTGGCCTGAATTTTGGAGAGCTTTTGATCTTGATCACAATCGTGCAGACTTGATTTGGAATGAGCGTACCAGGCAAGAGTTGAGAGAATCTCTGAAAGCTGAAGTTCATAAACTAGATGTTGAGAAAGAGCGTACTGAAGATATTGTTCCGGGGGGCACTGCCTTGGAAATGGTATCAGGTGTTGAGAGTGTGCCACAAATATCTTGGAACTACCCTGAATTTTCTGTTCGTTACCCTAGCTTGTCAAAAGAAGTTTGTGTGGGTCAATATTATCTGCGATTACTGCTTGAGAGTGGCAGTGCTGGCAGGGCACAAGACTTCCCATTGCGTGATCCTGTTGCTTTCTTCAGGGCACTTTACCATCGTTTCTTATGTGATGCAGACACCGGACTTACTGTAGATGGAGCTGTTCCTGATGAATTAGGTGCGTCTGATGATTGGTGTGACATGGGTAGATTAGATGGTTTTGGTGGAGGTGGTGGATCATCGGTGAGAGAGCTTTGTGCAAGGGCGATGACAATTGTATATGAGCAGCATTACATGACCATAGGCCCTTTTGAAGGTACAGCTCACATCACTGTTCTATTGGACAGGACAGATGACAGAGCTTTGAGGCACCGACTTCTTTTACTTCTGAag GCATTGGTGAAGGTTTTATCAAATGTGGAGGCTTGTGTCCTAGTTGGAGGCTGCGTATTAGCTGTTGATCTGCTTACCGTGGTCCATGAAACTTCAGAGAGGACATCTATTCCCTTGCAATCAAATTTAATTGCTGCTACTGCTTTTATGGAACCCCTTAAAGAATGGATGTATATTGACAAAGATGGTGCTCAAGTTGGACCTATGGAAAAGGATGCTATTAGAAGGTTGTGGTCGAAGAAGGCTATTGATTGGACGACAAGGTTTTGGGCTTCTGGGATGCTAGATTGGAAGAAGCTGCGAGATATCCGTGAACTTCGTTGGGCACTTGCACTTAGAGTTCCAGTCCTTACTCCGCCTCAG GTTGGGGAGACAGCTTTGTCCATATTGCATAGCATGGTGTCGGCACATTCAGATTTAGATGATGCTGGAGAGATTGTTACTCCAACTCCTAGAGTAAAACGAATCCTGTCAAGTCCGCGCTGCCTTCCACATATTGCACAG GCCATTCTTTCAGGGGAACCAAGTATTGTTGAGGCAGCTGCTGCATTGCTTAAGGCCATTGTTACCCGGAATCCCAAAGCTATGATCCGTCTGTACAGCACTGGTGCATTTTACTTTGCACTGGCATATCCTGGTTCTAATCTACTTTCAATTGGGCAACTCTTTTCTGTCACCCATGTCCATCAAGCATTTCATGGTGGGGAAGAAGCTGCAGTTTCAAGCTCATTGCCTTTGGCAAAACGTAGTGTTCTTGGTGGGCTTCTCCCTGAATCTTTGTTGTATGTACTGGAGCGTAGTGGTCCAGCAGCATTTGCTGCTGCAATGGTTTCAGATTCTGACACCCCAGAGATAATATGGACTCACAAAATGAGGGCAGAAAATCTAATTCGTCAG GTTTTGCAGCATCTAGGTGATTTTCCGCAGAAATTGTCACAGCATTGCCATGTTTTGTATGACTATGCCCCCATGCCTCCAGTGACATACCCAGAGCTAAGAGATGAAATGTGGTGTCACCGTTATTACCTCAGGAATCTATGTGATGACATTCGTTTTCCAAATTGGCCAATTGTTGAACATGTAGAATTTCTTCAATCATTACTTGTAATGTGGCGTGAAGAGTTGACTAGAAAGCCTATGGATCTATCTGAAGAAGAAGCTTGCAAGATCCTTGAAATATCCTTTGAGGATATATCTAGTGACAatgtaaataaaagaaattctttGGATATTGCAGATGAAGCATCTGGCTTATCGAAGCAGATTGAGAacattgatgaagaaaaattaaagcgACAATATCGGAAACTTGCTATGAAATATCATCCTGACAAAAATCCAGAAGGGAGGGACAAGTTTCTTGCCATACAAAAGGCCTATGAACGTCTCCAG GCTACCATGCAAGGGTTGCAAGGTCCACAGCCGTGGAGATTGCTACTTTTGTTGAAGGGGCAATGTATTTTATACAGAAGACATGGAGACGTTTTGGAGCCATTCAAATATGCTGGCTATCCCATGTTGCTGAGTGCTGTTACTGTGGACAAGGATGATAACAATTTTCTTTCTTCAGATAGAGCACCTCTCCTTGTGGCTGCATCAGAGCTGGTCTGGCTGAC ATGTGCATCTTCTAAATTGAATGGTGAAGAGCTGGTAAGAGATGGAGGGGTGCATCTTCTTGCAACTCTTCTTTCCCGTTGCATGGGTGTCGTTCAGCCAACCACTCCTGGAAACGAACCATCTGCGATCATTGTTACGAACATCATGCGAACATTTTCAGTTCTTAGTGAATTTGAGGCTGCCAGAGCTGAGATACTTGAATTTTCTGGATTAGTTGAGGACATTGTGCACTGCACTGAATTTGAACTTGTACCTGCTGCAGTTGATGCTGCCATACAGACTATTGCCAATGTTTCTATCTCCTCTGAATTGCAAGATGCTCTATTGAAGGCTGGTGTCTTATG GTACCTTTTGCCACTACTGCTTCAGTATGACTCAACTGCAGAAGAATCTGATGCAACAGAATCACACGGTGTTGGTGCTAGTGTTCAAATTGCCAAAAACATGCATGCCATAAGAGCATCTCTGGCCTTGTCAAGACTCAGTGGTCTGTGTAGTGATGAGAGTGCAACACCTTACAATCAGGCCGCTGCTGATGCCCTTAGAGTTTTGCTAACTCCTAAGCTCTCTAGCATGTTAAAAGATCAAATGCCCAAAGATTTACTGTCCAAATTAAATGCAAACCTGGAATCACCAGAG ATTATCTGGAACTCTTCAACGCGAGCAGAGTTGCTGAAATTTGTGGATCAGCAACGTTTAGCTCAAGGTCCCGATGGCTCATATGATATTAAGGATTCACACGATTTTGTTTATAAAGCACTATCCAAAGAATTATTCATTGGAAATGTTTACTTGAGAGTCTACAATGATCAGCCGGACTTTGAAATTAGTGAACCAGAAACTTTTTGCCTTGCACTGATTGATTTTATATCTTATCTTGTGCACAATCTATGTGAAGTTGCCAGTCATAAGGTTGAAGATGCCAATCATAATGTTGAAAATGCCAATCATAATGTTGAAGATGCCAATGATAATGTTGAAGATACCTCCAAGGCTTCTGAGGATACGAGTGAGGCTGTTGGTGAATCTGTGAATGAGCAGCGTGTTGTAGATAATTCTGGCACAATGTCTGAAGAACACTCTGTGGGAAAGGAAGAGCTTGAGCTGATTAAAAGTCTGCATTCTGCATTGACTTCCCTTCAG AACCTTCTGACGAATAATCCCAATTTGGCATCcatattttcaaacaaagaCAAGTTACTGCCACTTTTTGAATGCTTTTCTGTGCCTGAAGCATCAGTCTATACTATCCCTCAACTTTGCTTAGCAGTGTTGTCACTCTTAACTGCACACGCTCCTTGTTTGCAAGCCATGGTTGCGGATGGGTCTAGTCTTCTGCTTTTGTTACAAATGCTTCACTCAGCCCCAAGTTGTCGAGAAGGTTCCCTCCATGTTCTCTATGCATTGGCAAGCACACCTGAACTTGCCTGGGCTGCTGCCAAGCATGGTGGTGTTGTCTACATTCTTGAATTGCTTTTGCCTTTGAAGG AAGAAATTCCACTCCAGCAAAGAGCTATGGCAGCTTCCTTGTTGGGAAAGCTTGTTGGCCAACCAATGCATGGACCAAGAGTTGCTATAACACTTGCAAGGTTTCTCCCTGATGGTCTTGTATCAGTAATTAAGGATGGACCTGGCGAAGCCGTTGTAGTTGCCCTTGAGCAGACTACGGAGACACCAGAACTTGTATGGACACCAGCAATGGCAGCTTCCTTATCTGCACAAATTTCCACTCTGTCATCAGAGCTATACCGTGAGCAGATGAAAGGGCGTGTTGTTGATTGGGATGTACCTGAGCAGGCATCTGGACAGCAGGAAATGAGAGATGAGCCACAG GTTGGTGGCATCTATGTTCGACTGTTTTTGAAAGATCCCAAATTCCCTCTTAGAAACCCTAAAAGGTTCTTGGAAGGTCTACTAGATCAGTATTTGTCATCCATTGCTGCCACACATTATGAAGCACAGGTTGTTGATCCAGAGCTTCCTTTGCTCCTGTCTGCCGCCCTAGTTTCCTTATTACGTGTGCATCCTGCACTAGCAGATCATGTTGGGTATCTTGGATACGTACCAAAACTAGTTGCTGCTGTTGCATTTGAAGGAAGGAGAGAAACAATGTCATCTGGTGAGGTAAACAGTGGGAGACATGCAGAACAAACATTTGACCCGGATATTGACTCAGCAGAGAACACACAAACACCTCAAGAACGTGTGCGCCTTAGTTGTTTGCGTGTATTGCATCAACTTGCAGCTAGTACCACATGCGCTGAAGCCATGGCTGCAACGAGTGCCGGAACACCTCAG GTTGTTCCACTGCTAATGAAAGCTATTGGATGGCAAGGTGGAAGTATTTTAGCTCTTGAGACTCTAAAACGTGTTGTGGTTGCTGGTAACCGAGCCAGGGATGCTCTTGTTGCACAAGGCCTTAA